In a single window of the Candidatus Hydrogenedentota bacterium genome:
- a CDS encoding VWA domain-containing protein — translation MLSRRTLFGLSVVLGALLYAALFAVAPRIEMLHAGIRPDRAFERFYVHLRDAEQILSTESPADRQAFTSRPGSVRDLLKMEEATVRASAPDAPPVEIPDLARRIASDRIQQPPEPMADTLRRLDDKIIEITRDIARRDLEVPRRLVRPSPEHVPLIEGTPALREPGSFDAAPAVTLPPSGLPSLLAEGPGALLEGGRDMAEPLDSARPLVRLEPMTDIPKLQARAEPIRAPVRRAMDEAREAHGYGFLDDLLDIELSTWRNPGEAEGYFRVRIVPKQGESIPVLPKDVTFVIDASNSIPQHKLNTTVRGVREALRQLKPEDRFNVIAFRDSPQPFKPDVVPASREHLTEAEAFIGNLQSRGETDVYKALQPVVQHQPRPGTPGVVLVLSDGRPTAGIRDGRVIINGLTADNRYGNGVYAFGGGRTVNRSLLDLLAYRNKGVTEVTGSIDSIAREFPRFFEMLRDPILVGLEADFGRIDESKVFPRSMPDFFQGQAVTLYGRYRPGEEEEFTLWLAGQAGEQKKEVIFRTAFEEASDGGQDIARGWAFQKAYYIIGRISREGETPELLDALRKLRSEYGVRTSYDD, via the coding sequence ATGCTTAGCCGGCGCACGTTGTTTGGTCTGAGCGTGGTACTTGGGGCCCTGCTCTACGCCGCACTTTTCGCGGTGGCGCCGCGCATCGAAATGCTCCATGCCGGAATCCGTCCCGACCGCGCGTTTGAGCGTTTTTATGTCCACCTGCGCGATGCGGAGCAGATTCTCTCGACCGAGTCGCCAGCCGACCGGCAGGCCTTTACGTCGCGTCCCGGATCTGTGCGCGATCTGCTGAAGATGGAGGAGGCCACCGTCCGGGCGTCCGCCCCGGACGCGCCACCGGTGGAGATTCCCGACCTGGCGCGCCGGATTGCCAGCGATCGCATCCAACAGCCGCCGGAACCGATGGCGGACACGCTGCGCCGTCTCGATGACAAGATAATTGAGATCACGCGGGATATCGCGCGGCGGGATCTGGAGGTTCCCCGGCGGCTGGTGCGCCCGAGCCCGGAGCATGTTCCCCTTATTGAGGGCACGCCCGCGTTGCGCGAGCCCGGCTCCTTCGATGCCGCGCCGGCCGTCACCCTGCCGCCTTCGGGACTGCCGAGCCTGCTCGCCGAGGGGCCGGGCGCGCTTCTGGAAGGAGGGCGGGACATGGCGGAGCCGCTCGATTCCGCCCGTCCGCTGGTTCGTCTGGAACCCATGACGGATATTCCGAAACTCCAGGCCCGCGCGGAACCGATCCGCGCGCCGGTGCGCCGTGCGATGGATGAGGCCCGGGAAGCGCACGGCTACGGGTTCCTGGACGATCTACTGGACATCGAGCTTTCGACGTGGCGGAATCCAGGAGAGGCGGAGGGGTATTTCCGCGTGCGCATTGTGCCGAAACAGGGCGAATCCATTCCGGTGTTGCCAAAGGACGTTACGTTTGTAATCGACGCTTCCAACAGCATTCCGCAACACAAGCTGAACACGACGGTCCGGGGTGTTCGAGAAGCGCTGCGCCAGCTTAAGCCGGAGGACCGGTTCAACGTCATCGCGTTTCGTGACAGCCCGCAGCCGTTCAAACCCGATGTCGTGCCGGCGAGCCGGGAGCACCTGACGGAGGCCGAGGCGTTTATCGGAAATCTCCAGTCGCGGGGCGAAACCGATGTCTACAAGGCGTTGCAGCCGGTGGTCCAGCATCAGCCGCGGCCGGGCACCCCCGGTGTGGTGCTGGTGCTCAGCGACGGGCGCCCGACGGCCGGGATCCGCGATGGGCGCGTGATTATCAATGGGCTCACGGCCGACAACCGGTATGGCAACGGCGTGTACGCGTTTGGCGGCGGGCGGACGGTGAACCGATCCCTTCTCGACCTGCTCGCGTACCGGAACAAGGGGGTGACGGAGGTCACGGGCAGTATCGACAGCATCGCTCGGGAGTTTCCGCGCTTCTTCGAGATGCTCCGCGATCCGATCCTGGTGGGGCTGGAGGCGGATTTCGGCCGCATCGACGAGTCGAAGGTCTTCCCGCGCAGCATGCCGGACTTTTTCCAGGGCCAGGCGGTGACGCTGTATGGCCGCTACCGCCCGGGCGAGGAGGAAGAGTTTACGCTGTGGCTTGCGGGGCAGGCGGGCGAACAGAAAAAGGAGGTCATTTTCCGGACCGCTTTTGAGGAGGCGAGTGACGGTGGCCAGGACATTGCCCGCGGCTGGGCTTTTCAGAAGGCCTACTACATCATCGGGCGCATTTCGCGCGAGGGGGAAACGCCGGAGCTGCTTGACGCGTTGAGGAAGCTCCGGTCGGAGTACGGGGTGCGCACCAGCTATGACGATTGA
- a CDS encoding SDR family oxidoreductase — MNQSKVIEVEFQEQRVLVTGGTKGTGRAMAERFLQGGATVAVTARQEPDYPSEAHFIQADLSTFEGCNVVVEQVMEQLQGIDILVHNVGGSSAPSGGFATVSDEIWQQNLNENLFPAVRLDRALLPAMIARGTGAIIHISSIQRTLPLFDSTLAYAAAKAALSNYSKGLSKEVSPKGIRVNSVAPGFIETDAAQRMIQRMADQNNTDAAIARESLMEMLGGIPLGRPNRPEEVAELVAFLASDRASSITGCEFVIDGGTIPTI, encoded by the coding sequence ATGAATCAGTCCAAGGTCATTGAAGTTGAATTCCAGGAGCAGCGCGTGCTGGTAACCGGTGGAACAAAGGGCACAGGGAGGGCTATGGCCGAGCGTTTTCTCCAGGGCGGTGCGACGGTCGCTGTAACCGCCCGCCAGGAACCCGACTACCCGTCGGAGGCTCACTTCATACAAGCGGATCTTTCCACGTTCGAAGGCTGCAATGTAGTCGTGGAGCAGGTCATGGAACAGCTTCAGGGGATCGACATTCTCGTCCACAACGTAGGTGGATCCTCGGCGCCGAGCGGGGGCTTCGCCACGGTTAGCGACGAGATCTGGCAGCAGAACCTGAATGAGAATCTCTTTCCCGCGGTGCGTCTGGACCGCGCCTTGCTGCCCGCCATGATCGCCCGGGGAACCGGCGCGATCATTCACATTTCCTCAATCCAGCGGACATTGCCTTTATTCGATTCGACCCTGGCCTACGCCGCCGCCAAGGCTGCTCTGAGCAACTACAGCAAGGGCCTGTCAAAGGAGGTGAGCCCGAAGGGCATTCGCGTCAATTCCGTGGCGCCCGGTTTCATCGAGACCGATGCGGCACAACGCATGATTCAACGCATGGCGGATCAGAATAATACCGACGCGGCCATCGCGCGCGAATCGCTGATGGAAATGCTCGGTGGAATACCCCTGGGCCGGCCCAATCGTCCGGAAGAAGTCGCCGAACTCGTCGCATTCCTCGCGTCGGATCGGGCCTCGTCCATTACAGGTTGCGAATTCGTCATCGACGGTGGAACCATCCCCACAATCTAG
- a CDS encoding TetR/AcrR family transcriptional regulator, which produces MKTRKGEKEKLKTVILDRAIAYLKKHGRGEAGTDQIMKYAGLSRGALYSHFKSKDDLFAQAVCHDLARLEANLAKRFDVEGSAALKGIIEDHLSERSLTDVGSSCAFTSLSTDMQRSKAGHRALYEQHMVRIYDMFAAALKDQFPEDPPEENLAKAINLYSALVGTLTMARTISDPALAITTLEAGKRYLVWTFVPRKQ; this is translated from the coding sequence ATGAAGACCCGCAAGGGCGAAAAAGAGAAGCTAAAGACAGTGATCCTGGACCGGGCCATTGCCTATTTAAAAAAACACGGACGTGGCGAGGCGGGCACGGATCAGATCATGAAATACGCGGGATTGTCGCGCGGTGCGCTCTACAGCCATTTCAAATCCAAGGACGACCTTTTTGCCCAGGCAGTTTGCCACGATCTGGCCCGACTTGAGGCGAACCTGGCAAAGCGGTTTGACGTGGAGGGCTCGGCCGCCCTCAAAGGGATCATAGAAGATCACCTCTCCGAACGCAGCCTGACCGATGTGGGTTCGAGCTGCGCGTTTACTTCATTAAGCACGGACATGCAGCGGAGTAAGGCGGGACATCGCGCGCTGTACGAACAGCACATGGTTCGGATTTATGATATGTTCGCCGCCGCGCTGAAGGATCAGTTCCCCGAGGATCCACCCGAGGAGAACCTGGCGAAAGCCATCAACTTGTATTCGGCCCTCGTCGGCACGTTGACCATGGCGCGCACGATCAGCGATCCCGCTCTAGCCATAACAACGTTGGAGGCGGGAAAGCGCTATTTAGTGTGGACTTTCGTGCCCCGAAAACAATAG
- a CDS encoding MotA/TolQ/ExbB proton channel family protein, whose amino-acid sequence MRTWSRMLLVGFLIAAFGAWAQDEPAPVPAEARSEAEERPVAPLEPASLGAPEVTVLRAGSAEAAPGALTLMMMIKQGGAILWVIMALGFVAFVLSVFYLMTVTPGREAPRTLVKRAHGMLHAGDLRGAYQMCQERDEYLAMVLRAGLKMAGHERYVIQEAMESEGERGATALWQKISYLNNIASLSPLLGLLGTVWGMMQAFGAIALEDAQVKGLTLAYSVSLAMITTAAGLLVAIPALAVYFFLRGRVLKIIAAVEANASEFVELIVKESDA is encoded by the coding sequence ATGCGAACCTGGTCCCGAATGCTCCTGGTGGGCTTCCTAATCGCAGCTTTTGGCGCCTGGGCGCAGGACGAGCCGGCGCCGGTTCCGGCGGAAGCGCGGTCCGAGGCGGAAGAGCGGCCTGTGGCGCCGCTTGAGCCGGCGTCCCTGGGCGCGCCCGAGGTGACGGTGCTGCGCGCGGGAAGCGCCGAGGCTGCGCCCGGCGCGCTGACGCTCATGATGATGATCAAGCAGGGCGGCGCGATTCTTTGGGTGATTATGGCGCTCGGATTTGTGGCGTTTGTGCTCTCCGTTTTTTACCTGATGACGGTAACGCCGGGTCGGGAGGCTCCGCGGACGCTGGTGAAGCGCGCGCACGGCATGCTGCACGCGGGCGACCTGCGGGGGGCGTACCAGATGTGCCAGGAGCGGGATGAATACCTGGCGATGGTGCTTCGGGCGGGCCTGAAGATGGCTGGCCACGAGCGGTATGTGATCCAGGAGGCGATGGAGAGCGAGGGCGAGCGCGGGGCGACGGCGCTCTGGCAAAAGATTTCCTACCTGAACAATATCGCGTCGCTTTCGCCGTTGCTGGGGCTGCTGGGGACGGTGTGGGGGATGATGCAGGCCTTCGGCGCGATCGCGCTGGAGGACGCGCAGGTGAAGGGTCTCACGCTTGCGTACAGCGTTTCGCTTGCGATGATTACGACGGCGGCCGGGCTGCTGGTGGCGATTCCGGCGCTGGCGGTGTATTTCTTCCTTCGCGGGCGGGTGCTGAAGATCATTGCTGCGGTCGAGGCCAACGCGAGCGAGTTTGTGGAGCTTATTGTAAAGGAGAGCGACGCATGA
- a CDS encoding biopolymer transporter ExbD has product MKFGSTQPELSESIQVAPLIDIVFLTLVFFMVTSVYGALESEVDITLPTADTAIQSERNRGEIFINLREDGAIVVNDREHTIPELQELLDRVAEFFPGGAVIIRGDQSAQLGRAIQVLDACRKADIQNVSFAALEPPRDAAPGGG; this is encoded by the coding sequence ATGAAGTTCGGCAGCACCCAGCCGGAGCTTTCCGAAAGCATCCAGGTCGCGCCGTTAATCGACATCGTGTTCCTTACGCTCGTGTTTTTCATGGTGACGTCGGTGTATGGCGCGCTGGAATCCGAGGTGGATATCACCCTGCCCACGGCGGACACGGCGATCCAGTCCGAGCGCAACCGCGGCGAGATTTTTATCAACTTGCGCGAAGACGGCGCGATTGTTGTGAATGACCGGGAGCACACGATCCCGGAGCTGCAGGAATTGCTCGATCGCGTTGCGGAATTCTTCCCGGGCGGCGCGGTGATCATTCGGGGGGACCAGTCCGCGCAGTTGGGCCGTGCGATCCAGGTGCTGGACGCATGCCGGAAGGCGGATATCCAGAATGTGTCGTTCGCCGCGCTGGAGCCGCCGCGCGACGCCGCGCCGGGAGGCGGCTGA
- a CDS encoding nuclear transport factor 2 family protein, with amino-acid sequence MTIELTGAINRYVEACNRHDVRSALASFSEDAVVHDEGATHRGAKPIETWLADTMDQFRFQLKPIRSVVDGDHEVVSMEVSGDFDGSPVILDSRFRIEGEKIASLEIGYGS; translated from the coding sequence ATGACAATCGAACTCACCGGTGCAATCAATCGGTACGTCGAGGCTTGCAACCGGCACGACGTGCGGTCGGCACTTGCCAGCTTTTCCGAGGATGCCGTAGTTCACGATGAAGGGGCGACCCATCGCGGCGCGAAGCCAATAGAAACCTGGCTCGCCGATACGATGGATCAGTTCCGGTTCCAACTCAAACCTATCCGAAGCGTGGTCGATGGCGACCATGAGGTGGTGAGCATGGAGGTTTCAGGCGACTTTGACGGTAGCCCGGTGATCCTGGATTCCCGATTCCGGATTGAGGGCGAAAAGATCGCGTCACTGGAGATCGGGTACGGATCATAG
- a CDS encoding glycoside hydrolase family 140 protein, with translation MGLEPLRVSENSRFLTYADGSPFFYLGDTAWELFHRLNREEAERYLESRAAHGFTVVQAVVVAELSGIKQGNAYGEKPFHDLDPGRPNEAYFAHVDWIVDRAADKGLYTGMLPTWGRWAGGNDEGRELNDFFNAGNARAYGRFIGERYRSRPVIWILGGDRQPTKSMAVWDEMAAGLREAVGDSQLITYHPRTASSPELHGKAWLDFNMIQSGHDPKSMNYGAIERDYALIPPKPCMDAEPAYEYPPDAMPEKRPVGAVQVRRNAYWSVFAGAHGHTYGTHPIWQMYDEGRKPLWDVETPWHQALDLPGASQMKHLKRLMLSRPYLTRIPDQGLILSENPNGLGRLQATRDGHPGRGDATYMFVYFPEHHRAVINTAAIAGDTVRIGWFDPRTGEFTVAGEQANTGSLECEPPTNASGEDWVLVVDDAGRGYPAP, from the coding sequence ATGGGTCTGGAGCCGCTTCGGGTGAGCGAGAACAGCCGCTTCCTGACCTATGCGGACGGGAGCCCGTTTTTCTACCTGGGCGATACGGCCTGGGAGCTGTTTCACCGCCTGAACCGGGAGGAGGCGGAACGCTACCTTGAGAGCCGGGCGGCCCACGGCTTCACCGTGGTTCAGGCGGTTGTGGTGGCGGAGTTGAGCGGCATCAAGCAAGGCAACGCCTACGGGGAAAAGCCCTTTCACGATCTCGATCCGGGGCGGCCGAACGAGGCCTATTTCGCCCATGTGGACTGGATCGTGGACCGCGCCGCGGACAAGGGGCTGTATACGGGCATGCTGCCGACCTGGGGCCGCTGGGCGGGCGGGAACGACGAGGGCCGCGAGCTCAATGATTTCTTCAACGCCGGGAACGCCCGCGCTTACGGCCGCTTCATCGGGGAGCGCTATCGGAGCCGTCCGGTGATCTGGATCCTTGGCGGCGACCGGCAGCCCACGAAGAGCATGGCGGTTTGGGACGAAATGGCGGCGGGCCTGCGCGAGGCCGTGGGAGATTCGCAGCTCATCACCTATCACCCGCGCACCGCGTCCTCTCCCGAATTGCACGGCAAGGCCTGGCTGGATTTCAACATGATCCAGAGCGGGCACGATCCGAAGAGCATGAATTACGGGGCGATCGAGCGCGATTATGCGTTGATTCCGCCGAAGCCGTGCATGGATGCGGAGCCCGCCTACGAATACCCGCCCGACGCGATGCCGGAGAAGCGGCCGGTGGGCGCGGTCCAGGTGCGGCGGAATGCGTACTGGTCGGTGTTTGCGGGCGCGCACGGGCACACTTACGGCACGCACCCGATCTGGCAAATGTACGACGAAGGCCGCAAGCCCCTTTGGGATGTGGAGACGCCGTGGCATCAGGCCCTGGATCTGCCCGGCGCCAGCCAGATGAAGCACCTGAAGCGTTTGATGCTCAGCCGGCCCTATCTTACGCGGATCCCCGATCAGGGACTGATCCTGTCCGAGAACCCCAATGGGTTGGGACGCCTCCAGGCGACGCGGGACGGCCATCCGGGGCGGGGCGACGCCACGTATATGTTCGTGTATTTCCCGGAACACCACCGGGCGGTGATCAATACGGCGGCGATTGCGGGGGATACCGTCCGGATTGGGTGGTTTGATCCGCGCACCGGGGAGTTCACGGTGGCCGGGGAACAGGCCAACACCGGCTCCCTGGAATGCGAACCGCCCACGAACGCTTCCGGTGAAGACTGGGTGCTTGTCGTCGATGACGCCGGCCGGGGGTATCCCGCACCGTAA
- a CDS encoding putative transporter, giving the protein MNWFQELFTGASIAGTIAVLALVAVTGLVLGGIKVRGVGLGIAGVLFSGLAFGHLQFDVNHEMMEFAREFGLILFVYSIGAQVGPGIVDSLRREGLPLNLLAAGVVLAGAFTALALGYLFGLDIPVVVGLLAGATTNTPSLGAAQEAIAGAGAPEDLLALPGLGYAVAYPFGIAGVILAMLLLRVLFRVKVVDESDRMQKARAGQLEPLERANYIVENPSLEGMALGEIGVFEESGVVISRVQHEGVQSVATAETVLHRGDIVLAVGTHRKLHALRLLIGKAADVDLAAAPSNLEPRLLAVTKKDVVGKSLRDLALPARYNVRITRLRRAGVELPVLPSLRLQYGDRMMAVGDREQLDGVAAVLGNSRRALDHPELLPVFIGIVLGVVVGSIPFTVPGIPAPVKLGLAGGPLLVAIILSRLGHVGKVVWYLPDSASLIIRELGIVLFLACVGLKAGGHLVETLVRGDGLLWMFVGAMITLIPLLLAGIVGRLVMKMNFLSICGLFAGSMTDPPALQFAGTFAGSEGPTVAYATVYPLTMILRVIIAQILILMFL; this is encoded by the coding sequence ATGAACTGGTTTCAGGAACTCTTCACCGGCGCCTCGATAGCCGGCACGATCGCCGTGCTGGCGCTGGTGGCCGTCACGGGCCTGGTGCTGGGCGGCATCAAGGTCCGCGGCGTGGGGCTGGGCATTGCGGGGGTCCTCTTCTCCGGCCTGGCCTTCGGGCATCTCCAGTTCGATGTGAACCACGAGATGATGGAGTTCGCGCGCGAGTTCGGCCTGATCCTTTTCGTCTACTCCATCGGCGCGCAGGTGGGCCCGGGCATCGTCGATTCGCTGCGCCGGGAAGGGCTGCCGCTCAATCTTCTCGCCGCCGGCGTGGTACTCGCGGGCGCGTTCACCGCGCTGGCGCTGGGATACCTCTTCGGCCTGGACATCCCCGTCGTGGTCGGGCTGCTGGCGGGCGCCACCACCAACACCCCAAGCCTGGGCGCGGCCCAGGAGGCTATCGCCGGGGCCGGCGCGCCGGAAGATCTCCTGGCGCTGCCGGGCCTGGGCTACGCCGTGGCCTATCCTTTCGGCATCGCCGGGGTTATCCTCGCGATGCTGCTGCTCCGGGTGCTCTTCCGCGTGAAGGTGGTGGACGAGTCCGACCGGATGCAAAAGGCGCGCGCGGGCCAATTGGAGCCGCTGGAGCGCGCCAATTACATCGTGGAAAACCCGAGCCTCGAAGGCATGGCCCTGGGCGAAATCGGCGTCTTCGAGGAATCCGGTGTCGTCATTTCCCGCGTCCAGCACGAGGGCGTGCAAAGCGTCGCCACCGCGGAGACCGTGCTCCACCGGGGTGACATCGTCCTCGCGGTGGGGACGCACCGCAAGCTACACGCCCTCCGGCTGCTCATCGGCAAGGCCGCGGACGTCGATCTCGCCGCCGCCCCGAGCAACCTGGAGCCGCGCCTGCTCGCCGTCACCAAGAAAGACGTGGTCGGCAAGTCCCTGCGCGACCTGGCCCTGCCCGCGCGCTACAACGTCCGCATAACCCGCCTGCGCCGCGCCGGCGTGGAGCTGCCGGTCCTGCCGTCCCTACGCCTGCAATACGGCGATCGCATGATGGCGGTCGGCGATCGCGAGCAGCTCGATGGCGTCGCGGCGGTGCTGGGCAATTCCCGGCGCGCGCTCGACCATCCGGAGCTGCTCCCCGTCTTCATCGGCATCGTCCTGGGCGTTGTCGTCGGCAGTATTCCGTTCACCGTCCCCGGCATCCCCGCGCCGGTCAAGCTCGGGCTCGCCGGCGGCCCGCTCCTGGTGGCCATTATCCTCAGCCGCCTCGGCCACGTGGGCAAAGTCGTCTGGTACCTGCCGGACAGCGCAAGCCTCATCATCCGCGAGCTGGGCATCGTGCTCTTCCTCGCATGCGTCGGCCTGAAGGCGGGCGGGCATCTGGTGGAGACGCTGGTCCGGGGCGACGGGCTGCTCTGGATGTTCGTCGGCGCCATGATCACCCTCATTCCCCTGCTCCTGGCCGGCATCGTCGGGCGCCTGGTGATGAAGATGAACTTCCTCAGCATCTGCGGGCTCTTCGCCGGCAGCATGACCGACCCGCCCGCGCTCCAGTTCGCCGGAACTTTCGCCGGCTCCGAGGGCCCCACCGTCGCCTACGCCACCGTCTACCCGCTCACCATGATCCTGCGCGTCATCATCGCGCAGATCCTGATCCTGATGTTCCTGTAA
- a CDS encoding tetratricopeptide repeat protein: MRRPGTHGPAPLLMAALIVALALPCAAQRDADALQRKLDVANGMFLRGLFEDAAAEYEAYLALLGGQPAPPEVWYRLGEAAYAAGDYARALEAFEALQALPGDNPFKQRAQLSQGEVYYLTEAYARAIQVLEPIASGASDGESRGRALYFAGQAMFGQDNVADAIARFKMLVEDLPGHPLAPYAEFQLAYGYSARGDLENAAIHFSAVAGSKADDALRMESRFRAAQTYDQIGWYSAALGAYEQLRAEFPESPFREQAGAGHIWALYHEGKFDEAQSAIRDHLKQFPETAQRVELDYVAANCLQQTGDNGKALEAFEKLRAEHPESPFAVRSLYKIAWIHYLEKRYDQARERATAFLQGNPPADLSGEAAFLLGTIHVAQGSFTEAQREFRLVADQYPDSAFGAEALFKAGECLEALAMSGPAAETFDAFLDRYPEHALAPQALLRAGDTRFAAGDYETAAERFTRVLDRELDPALEEQARYRLALAWNNLERHADAVAAFATLVDRFPESAYREEALFRVAEYTLKVAGEPVEAVERYQALIDAAPEGPYADRALLGLALARYEHKDFDQAADLFLEIMRERPGVALNEEAYTWTGQWYFDNAEWKPAAEAFEALLAAAPAYPYADQVRLKIAECLEQSGAAADALAMYETVAEGSNTNSVSTEARWRMARIHEARGELDQALEWYEVAANSNTGEIAARARFQMGVLQEGQEAWDKAARSFMGVAILFLHESISPEALWRAGQCYEKAGQPDSARKAYAELRADFPESDFAAKAGEALSALGSP; encoded by the coding sequence ATGCGCCGGCCTGGGACCCATGGCCCCGCGCCGCTCTTGATGGCCGCGCTGATCGTGGCGCTGGCGCTGCCGTGCGCCGCCCAGCGGGACGCGGACGCGTTGCAGCGCAAGCTCGACGTGGCGAATGGGATGTTCCTGCGCGGCCTCTTCGAAGACGCGGCCGCGGAATACGAAGCGTACCTGGCGCTGCTGGGCGGCCAGCCCGCGCCGCCCGAGGTGTGGTACCGGCTTGGGGAGGCGGCGTACGCGGCGGGCGATTACGCCCGGGCGCTGGAAGCGTTCGAGGCGCTGCAGGCGCTTCCGGGGGACAATCCGTTCAAGCAGCGGGCGCAGCTGAGCCAGGGGGAGGTGTATTACCTGACGGAGGCGTACGCGCGGGCTATCCAGGTGCTGGAGCCGATCGCCAGCGGCGCGAGCGACGGCGAATCGCGGGGGCGCGCGCTGTATTTTGCGGGCCAGGCGATGTTCGGCCAGGACAACGTGGCGGACGCCATTGCGCGATTCAAGATGCTCGTGGAGGATCTTCCGGGCCACCCGCTCGCGCCCTATGCGGAGTTCCAACTTGCCTACGGGTATTCCGCGCGCGGGGATCTGGAGAATGCGGCCATACATTTTTCGGCGGTGGCGGGATCGAAGGCGGATGACGCGCTGCGGATGGAAAGCCGCTTCCGCGCGGCGCAGACGTATGACCAGATCGGCTGGTACAGCGCGGCGCTGGGGGCCTACGAGCAATTGCGGGCGGAGTTTCCGGAGTCGCCCTTCCGCGAACAGGCGGGCGCGGGCCATATCTGGGCGCTTTACCACGAGGGCAAGTTCGACGAAGCGCAGTCGGCGATTCGCGATCATCTGAAGCAATTTCCCGAGACGGCGCAGCGCGTGGAGCTGGACTATGTCGCCGCGAACTGCCTCCAGCAGACGGGCGACAACGGCAAGGCGCTTGAAGCCTTTGAGAAGCTGCGGGCGGAGCATCCCGAATCGCCGTTCGCGGTGCGGTCGCTGTACAAGATCGCGTGGATCCACTATCTGGAGAAGCGCTATGACCAGGCCCGGGAGCGGGCGACGGCGTTTCTCCAGGGAAATCCCCCCGCGGATTTGAGCGGCGAGGCGGCCTTTTTGCTGGGGACGATTCACGTGGCGCAGGGCAGCTTTACGGAGGCGCAGCGCGAGTTCCGGCTCGTGGCGGACCAGTACCCGGACAGCGCGTTCGGGGCGGAGGCCCTGTTCAAGGCGGGCGAGTGCCTGGAGGCGCTGGCGATGTCCGGGCCGGCGGCGGAGACCTTCGACGCGTTTCTGGACCGCTACCCGGAGCACGCGCTGGCCCCGCAGGCGCTGTTGCGCGCGGGCGACACCCGGTTTGCGGCGGGGGACTACGAGACCGCCGCGGAGCGGTTCACGCGCGTGCTCGATCGCGAATTGGATCCCGCGCTGGAAGAACAGGCGCGTTACCGGCTTGCGCTCGCCTGGAACAACCTGGAGCGGCACGCGGACGCGGTGGCCGCTTTTGCGACGCTTGTGGACCGCTTTCCGGAATCCGCGTATCGCGAGGAGGCGCTCTTTCGCGTCGCCGAGTACACGCTGAAGGTGGCGGGGGAACCGGTCGAGGCGGTGGAGCGTTACCAGGCCCTGATCGACGCCGCGCCCGAGGGCCCCTACGCCGACCGGGCGCTGCTCGGGCTGGCCCTGGCGCGCTACGAGCATAAGGACTTTGATCAGGCGGCCGATCTTTTCCTGGAAATCATGCGCGAGCGGCCCGGGGTGGCGCTAAACGAAGAAGCGTATACCTGGACCGGCCAGTGGTACTTTGACAATGCGGAATGGAAGCCGGCCGCGGAGGCATTCGAGGCGCTGCTCGCGGCGGCGCCGGCCTATCCCTACGCCGATCAGGTTCGCCTGAAGATCGCGGAATGCCTGGAGCAGTCCGGCGCGGCGGCGGATGCGCTGGCCATGTATGAGACGGTGGCGGAAGGTTCCAATACGAATTCCGTCTCCACGGAAGCGCGCTGGCGCATGGCGCGGATTCACGAGGCGCGCGGCGAGCTGGACCAGGCGCTGGAATGGTACGAGGTTGCGGCGAACTCCAACACGGGCGAAATCGCGGCGCGCGCGCGCTTTCAAATGGGTGTGCTGCAGGAGGGCCAGGAGGCGTGGGACAAGGCCGCGCGGAGCTTCATGGGGGTTGCGATCCTGTTTCTTCACGAGTCGATTTCGCCCGAGGCGCTCTGGCGCGCGGGCCAGTGCTATGAAAAGGCGGGGCAGCCGGATTCGGCGCGGAAGGCCTACGCCGAATTGCGGGCGGATTTTCCGGAGAGCGATTTCGCCGCGAAGGCCGGGGAGGCCCTCTCGGCCCTCGGGAGCCCGTAA